GGGTTGGAACCTATTGCAGACTTATTCAAGCAGCATGTTACTGCAGAAGGAAATGCCCTTATCAAACAAGCCGCCGACGCAGCTACTAATCAAGATGCAAGTGCTAGTCAGGTGCTTGTCAGAAAAGAGATTGAACTACACGATAAATACATGGTCTATGTAGATGAGTGTTTTCAGAAACACAGCCTCTTCCATAAGCTATTAAAAGAGGCGTTTGAAGTCTTCTGTAACAAAACAGTGGCTGGAGCGTCCAGTGCAGAAATACTTGCAACCTATTGTGATAATATCCTCAAGACCAGAGGTGGAAGTGAGAAGCTTAGTGATGAAGCTACTGAAATTACGCTTGAGAAAGTAGTTAATTTGCTTGTTTATATAAGTGACAAGGATCTTTTCGCCGAGTTTTACAGGTACATATCTCTTGCTTccaatatttgtttctctttcaacTTTGTTCCTTACACCAATGCTTTGTTAACTTTTCTAAATATTGGTTGTTTTTAGGAAGAAACAAGCTCGTCGGCTCTTATTTGATCGCAGCGGAATCATGAAAGAAGTATACTTACAAAGTTAAAAGAACTACTTGGTGGACAGTTAACTTCTAAGATGGAGGGCATGGTTAGTCACATGAGTTTTATTTCCTTAGTAGTGACTAAGGTTTTTACTAATGCTTTGTTTTGTACATTTGTTATATAGGTGACGGATATAACATTGGCAAGAGAACTCCAAACCAACTTCGTGGATTATTTATCAGCAAACATGACAACAAAGCTGGGGATTGATTTTACTGTCACTGTTCTTACTACTGGTTTTTGGCCAAGTTACAAAACAACAGACCTTAATCTACCCACTGAAATGGTAAgtaactctttttatttttaggtCTTTAAACAGaatttaagaagaagactttCTCAGCttccaattttctttttttttttaggtcaACTGTGTTGAAGCTTTTAAGGTCTTTTATGGAACAAAAACCAATTCCAGGAGACTTTCATGGATTTATTCTCTTGGAACTTGTCACATTCTTGGAAAATtcgagaaaaaaacaatggagtTAGTCGTTTCCACGTACCAGGCTGCTGTGCTTTTGCTCTTCAACAACGCAGAGAGATTAAGCTACACCGAGATTTCAGAGCAGCTAAACCTCAGCCATGAAGATCTTGTCAGGCTGCTTCATTCACTGTCATGCTTAAAGTACAAGATTCTTATAAAGGAACCAATGTCGAGAACCATCTCGAAAACCGATACTTTCGAATTCAACTCCAAGTTCACAGATAAGATGCGGAAGATTAGGGTAAATATGATGAGAAGCATTGTGTTATAATGTAGCCTAGATCAAAAAGActaatgatgtttttttcttttcttaaatagGTGCCTTTGCCTCCAATGGATGAGAGGAAGAAAGTAGTTGAAGATGTTGATAAAGATAGACGCTATGCAATAGATGCAGCTCTTGTTCGGATCATGAAGAGTAGAAAAGTGTTGGCGCATCAACAGTTAGTCTCTGAATGTGTTGAGCATCTTAGCAAAATGTTCAAGGTAAGGATTTAATATACAAAAGGAAACTTGATATATAAGACAAGAGAATTAAGGTAATATTTAcataatggtttttttttttttttttgttgcagcCTGATATAAAGATGATAAAGAAACGGATTGAGGACTTGATCAATAGAGATTATTTGGAGAGGGATACAGAAAATGCCAACACTTTCAAGTATGTAGCTTAGTCAAAAAGGGTGTTTATAAGTTTtcgatttttggttttaggttttcgGTTTTGTATAATGACTTGCATTCTTTTGTTGGACCATTGGTtattgaaaaagagaaattgtctttttcctttgtttttcaGAATTATAGttaaactaatttaaatatgaaaattgaaaattagttgaagagatatattttaatgtttaaaataatattatttccTTAAAACTAAAACCGTTGAAACTTGAACATAAGTCCATCTACCACAAAAAGGTTATAATTGAAACACACTAATATTTAGAACCAAGAGAGTGGAGATATACCTTGAAAGCTTCAATGAGGGAGAGGTTGTTAGTTTGGACGCCAACAATTTAATCATCATTAAGACCAAGGCTTTGAAAAGATTGTCATTGTGACACTATATAAGCTAATGTCTTATTAGTCATCAAATCTGACGGCCAAGTTAACCAAAGACAATTGAAACCCATTTCCGCTATCTTCTTAGCCACACTGCTTCCACCGGTTGCTTGCTTAATTAGCCCTTCCGCCACTAGAGGTGTGATGGCCAGCTCGCACACACTAGCTTTACGTTGACCGTTCTCGTCTACGATGCAATGGGAGCTTGTCGCCGGCTTGAGCTTTCGAGAGACCCCGAGACAAAATggcaaaagcaaaaacagagtcctattatgttaaaagaaaaaaagcgtttacaaaaataaataactaaaaaatagggtgagttaaaaatatatacatggataaacaagaaattaagaatttatacataaaaatttgttatttaggTAAATaggaaagagaaataaaatataaaccaaaattatcCTTCCTTTTTagattaattacaaaaatgccattgattcaaaataactttaatatttgtaaataagtatataactaTTTGTTTAACGagataacatatataataacatgataaatttacatattatatgttaaataaatatttatcgatttaaaattatgaatcagtatttttatttatatatatatcaacacaataaaatacatcatattacataattaacaTGAGAACGATTATAACAACATGTTGAATAGAATAATAACATGCTAACATACTAAATATCGAAATAATATTTGTCTCAACACGGTAAGATAgtctatatatgaataataacaTGGTAACATACTAAACATCGAAATAATATTTGTCTTAACATAGTAAGATAATCGATATATggataatatttatttgaacGTATTAATGTTTCATTTAACGTACTAATGTTTCATCGTCACTAATATCtcaagttttttaattttctcgagctttttatttttagtttaataatttAGGGGTATAGTTgtcataaaattaaaacagtaaaagacaacaatgtttttttctatcagTTAATTATCAATTCTTCTGGGTATAGATAATTTGAAAAGCTTACAGAAACAGAGTCAGGGAACTTGAACTGAATTAACAATTGAATAAGATCCAAAACTAAATCATTCATCGTTGTGTCTTGAGTCTTTATCCATATTCAGTCACATCATAGAGACGTTGTGAGAAGGTGAAAAGTTTTG
This sequence is a window from Arabidopsis thaliana chromosome 1 sequence. Protein-coding genes within it:
- a CDS encoding Cullin family protein (Cullin family protein; FUNCTIONS IN: ubiquitin protein ligase binding; INVOLVED IN: ubiquitin-dependent protein catabolic process; LOCATED IN: endomembrane system, cullin-RING ubiquitin ligase complex; EXPRESSED IN: root, flower; EXPRESSED DURING: petal differentiation and expansion stage; CONTAINS InterPro DOMAIN/s: Winged helix-turn-helix transcription repressor DNA-binding (InterPro:IPR011991), Cullin homology (InterPro:IPR016158), Cullin protein, neddylation domain (InterPro:IPR019559), Cullin, N-terminal (InterPro:IPR001373), Cullin repeat-like-containing domain (InterPro:IPR016159); BEST Arabidopsis thaliana protein match is: cullin 2 (TAIR:AT1G02980.1); Has 2163 Blast hits to 2131 proteins in 224 species: Archae - 0; Bacteria - 0; Metazoa - 935; Fungi - 457; Plants - 383; Viruses - 0; Other Eukaryotes - 388 (source: NCBI BLink).), which codes for MATILFKVIMMKELILLEEGWSVMKTGVAKLQRILEDLSEPPFDPGQYINLYTIIYDMCLQQPPNDYSQELYNKYRGVVDHYNKETVLPSMRERHGEYMLRELVKRWANHKILVRWLSRFCFYLDRFYVARRGLPTLNDVGFTSFHDLVYQEIQSEAKDVLLALIHKEREGEQIDRTLVKNVIDVYCGNGVGQMVIYEEDFESFLLQDTASYYSRKASRWSQEDSCPDYMLKAEECLKLEKERVTNYLHSTTEPKLVEKVQNELLVVVAKQLIENEHSGCLALLRDDKMGDLSRMYRLYRLIPQGLEPIADLFKQHVTAEGNALIKQAADAATNQDASASQVLVRKEIELHDKYMVYVDECFQKHSLFHKLLKEAFEVFCNKTVAGASSAEILATYCDNILKTRGGSEKLSDEATEITLEKVVNLLVYISDKDLFAEFYRKKQARRLLFDRSGIMKEVTDITLARELQTNFVDYLSANMTTKLGIDFTVTVLTTGFWPSYKTTDLNLPTEMVNCVEAFKVFYGTKTNSRRLSWIYSLGTCHILGKFEKKTMELVVSTYQAAVLLLFNNAERLSYTEISEQLNLSHEDLVRLLHSLSCLKYKILIKEPMSRTISKTDTFEFNSKFTDKMRKIRVPLPPMDERKKVVEDVDKDRRYAIDAALVRIMKSRKVLAHQQLVSECVEHLSKMFKPDIKMIKKRIEDLINRDYLERDTENANTFKYVA